The following proteins are co-located in the Micromonospora coriariae genome:
- a CDS encoding DedA family protein: MFDVQHWLVSLPPIAVYLLVAGVIGVESMGVPLPGEIVLVSSALLAATGVVEPEWVATAAAAGAIIGDSVGYAVGRRGGRPLLARLGRRFPRHLGPAQLARAEQSFARYGVWAVFFGRFVALLRILAGPLAGALHVPYRRFLLANAAGGLVWAFGTTYLLFTVGRAAEHWLKDISWAGLALAVLAGLASTWWLRRRAHRFEATEPTPDAEPVRAGSEH, encoded by the coding sequence GTGTTCGACGTTCAGCACTGGCTCGTGTCGCTGCCGCCGATCGCGGTCTACCTGCTCGTCGCCGGAGTGATCGGCGTGGAGAGCATGGGTGTCCCCCTGCCCGGCGAGATCGTCCTGGTCAGCTCCGCCCTGCTCGCCGCCACCGGTGTGGTGGAACCGGAGTGGGTCGCCACCGCCGCTGCCGCCGGAGCGATCATCGGCGATTCCGTCGGGTATGCGGTGGGCCGCCGGGGTGGCCGCCCGCTGCTGGCCCGGCTGGGCCGGCGCTTCCCCCGACATCTCGGCCCGGCACAACTCGCCCGCGCCGAACAGAGCTTCGCCCGGTACGGCGTCTGGGCGGTCTTCTTCGGCCGGTTCGTGGCACTGCTGCGGATCCTGGCCGGGCCGCTCGCCGGGGCGCTGCACGTGCCGTACCGGCGGTTCCTGCTGGCCAACGCGGCCGGCGGCCTGGTCTGGGCGTTCGGCACCACCTACCTGCTCTTCACCGTGGGCCGCGCGGCCGAGCACTGGCTCAAGGACATCTCCTGGGCCGGGCTGGCCCTCGCGGTGCTCGCCGGTCTCGCCAGCACGTGGTGGCTGCGCCGACGGGCCCACCGGTTCGAGGCGACCGAACCGACCCCGGACGCCGAGCCGGTCCGCGCGGGCAGCGAACACTGA
- a CDS encoding sensor histidine kinase — MGSRSTNLRTKVVALLVSLVALWGFTAWVTVRDGVNLLGVQTLDTKVFDPTEPLLLQLQLERRTSLTYLGRPDDEQRATLAQTRQRTDQLAAKFTKSTENWQVSALGSDTLHQRIKALITGLNDLDKTRTAVDGRSIDRAETFATFTGVIESIYRVYDALGNLDDEQVAEDTAALIGLNRSRELLSQEDALLAGVLAAGRITTAERAEFTRIVGARQFVAASALVRLPATDQRRYETMSTGATFSQLTALETQVMHAGGAGRPAVNATEWTDTTAPALTEISEVVLAGGDGVVDRATPVAIGVVVRLALATGLGLLAVIASIVVSITTARSLVRQLERLRSAAFRLANERLPSVVERLGRGEEVDVATEAPPLEFGTDEIGQVGKAFNAVQETALRTAVEQADLRRNVREVFLSLARRTQALVHRQLTLLDAMERREQDAEELEDLFRVDHLATRMRRNAENLIVLSGSTPGRAWRRNVPMVDVVRGAVAEVEDYTRVNVLPLGPVSLAGRAVGDIIHLLAELIENGLSFSPPHTTVEVRGQLVANGFAIEIEDRGLGMSEEDLAAANHRIVDRSELNLANAARLGLYVVSRLTERHGVRVRLKESAYGGTTAVVLIPLELVTENGASPEDSGAMRAGSPAIPLAASPTAGPVGAADGARPATLALAAPPAAAGTTAPDVPGPVTPAAPAAVPADTPVSTDATSLTAQTDGTDVDASSLPTRQRTTPAAGSAELPSRARRALGQPALDGPTVPTGLPSVDRVGPTDSAGVGEPGADGGALPTRDEADRTDSGLPVRVRQASIVPELRDDPAATETDEEDVARPPEQVRRMMSSYQSGTRRGRTDAARLVGGASGAPPAATPEPTDEDPRTT, encoded by the coding sequence ATGGGTTCCCGCAGTACGAATCTGCGTACCAAGGTCGTTGCTCTACTCGTCTCACTCGTGGCGCTCTGGGGCTTCACGGCCTGGGTCACCGTCCGGGACGGGGTCAACCTGCTCGGCGTGCAGACCCTGGACACGAAGGTCTTCGATCCCACCGAGCCGCTGCTGTTGCAGTTGCAGTTGGAGCGTCGGACGTCGCTGACCTATCTCGGTCGACCCGACGACGAGCAGCGCGCCACGCTGGCGCAGACCCGGCAGCGCACCGACCAGTTGGCGGCGAAGTTTACGAAGTCCACCGAGAACTGGCAGGTCAGCGCGCTGGGCAGCGACACCCTCCACCAGCGGATCAAGGCTCTCATCACTGGCCTGAACGACTTGGACAAGACCCGTACGGCGGTCGACGGCCGGAGCATCGACCGGGCCGAGACCTTCGCGACCTTCACCGGGGTGATCGAGTCGATCTACCGGGTCTACGACGCGCTCGGCAACCTCGACGACGAGCAGGTCGCCGAGGACACCGCCGCGCTGATCGGCCTCAACCGGTCCCGGGAGCTGCTGTCCCAGGAGGACGCGTTGCTGGCCGGCGTGCTGGCCGCCGGGCGCATCACCACGGCCGAGCGGGCCGAGTTCACCCGGATCGTCGGCGCCCGACAGTTCGTCGCCGCCTCGGCACTGGTCCGGCTCCCCGCCACCGACCAGCGCCGCTACGAGACGATGTCGACGGGCGCCACCTTCAGCCAGCTGACCGCCCTGGAGACCCAGGTCATGCACGCCGGTGGTGCCGGCCGGCCGGCCGTGAACGCGACGGAGTGGACCGACACTACCGCTCCGGCGCTGACCGAGATCAGTGAGGTCGTGTTGGCCGGTGGCGACGGCGTGGTCGACCGGGCGACCCCGGTCGCCATCGGCGTGGTCGTCCGGTTGGCGCTGGCCACCGGCCTCGGTCTGCTCGCCGTCATCGCCTCGATCGTCGTGTCCATCACCACCGCCCGCTCCCTGGTACGGCAGCTGGAGCGGTTGCGTAGCGCCGCCTTCCGCCTGGCCAACGAGCGGCTGCCCAGCGTGGTCGAGCGACTCGGCCGCGGCGAGGAGGTCGACGTGGCCACGGAGGCGCCGCCGCTGGAGTTCGGCACCGACGAGATCGGCCAGGTCGGCAAGGCGTTCAACGCGGTCCAGGAGACCGCCCTGCGTACCGCTGTCGAGCAGGCCGACCTGCGCCGCAACGTCCGCGAGGTCTTCCTCAGCCTGGCCCGCCGCACCCAGGCGCTGGTGCACCGCCAGCTCACCCTGCTGGACGCGATGGAGCGGCGCGAGCAGGACGCGGAGGAGCTGGAGGACCTGTTCCGGGTCGACCACCTGGCCACCCGGATGCGACGCAACGCGGAAAACCTGATCGTGCTCTCCGGCTCCACCCCGGGCCGGGCCTGGCGGCGCAATGTGCCGATGGTCGACGTGGTGCGCGGCGCGGTGGCCGAGGTGGAGGACTACACCCGGGTCAACGTGCTGCCGCTCGGGCCGGTCTCGCTGGCCGGCCGCGCGGTCGGCGACATCATCCACCTGCTCGCCGAGCTGATCGAGAACGGCCTGTCGTTCTCCCCGCCGCACACCACTGTGGAGGTTCGTGGCCAACTGGTGGCCAACGGGTTCGCCATCGAGATCGAGGACCGGGGCCTCGGCATGAGCGAGGAGGACCTGGCCGCGGCGAACCACCGGATCGTCGACCGGTCCGAGCTGAACCTCGCCAACGCCGCCCGCCTCGGTCTCTACGTGGTGAGCCGGCTGACCGAGCGGCACGGCGTGCGGGTCCGGCTCAAGGAGTCGGCGTACGGCGGCACCACCGCTGTCGTGCTGATCCCGCTGGAGCTGGTCACCGAGAACGGCGCGTCCCCGGAGGACTCCGGCGCGATGCGGGCCGGGTCACCGGCCATTCCGCTGGCCGCGTCGCCGACCGCCGGCCCCGTGGGCGCCGCCGATGGCGCTCGCCCGGCCACCCTCGCGCTGGCCGCACCACCGGCAGCAGCGGGTACGACGGCGCCGGACGTTCCGGGCCCGGTGACCCCGGCCGCCCCGGCGGCGGTCCCGGCCGACACGCCGGTGTCGACCGATGCCACCAGTCTGACGGCGCAGACCGATGGGACCGATGTGGACGCCTCCTCCCTGCCCACCCGCCAGCGGACGACGCCGGCCGCCGGGTCGGCGGAGCTGCCCAGCCGGGCCCGGCGCGCCCTCGGTCAGCCGGCCCTTGACGGCCCGACGGTGCCCACCGGCCTGCCCTCGGTCGACCGCGTCGGACCAACGGACAGCGCCGGCGTCGGCGAGCCGGGCGCGGACGGTGGGGCGCTGCCCACCCGGGACGAGGCGGACCGAACGGACTCGGGCCTGCCGGTGCGGGTCCGGCAGGCGAGCATCGTGCCCGAGCTGCGCGACGACCCGGCGGCGACGGAGACCGACGAGGAGGACGTGGCGCGCCCGCCGGAGCAGGTGCGCCGGATGATGAGCTCCTACCAGAGCGGTACGCGGCGAGGTCGGACCGACGCGGCGCGACTGGTCGGCGGCGCTTCCGGCGCCCCGCCGGCGGCGACGCCCGAGCCGACCGACGAGGACCCGCGCACTACCTGA
- a CDS encoding YciI family protein: MKYMMFVCTDAEPDTDPTDVPDIHAWVAENDARGRRLQGDELAPSTAATTVRVRGGELLISEGPFAETTEVIVGFDLLDCADLDEAIEVARTHPMARHGRLELRPFAGLPG; this comes from the coding sequence ATGAAGTACATGATGTTCGTCTGCACCGACGCCGAGCCGGACACCGACCCGACCGACGTACCCGACATCCACGCGTGGGTGGCCGAGAACGACGCCCGTGGCCGCCGCCTTCAGGGCGACGAGTTGGCGCCGAGCACCGCGGCCACCACGGTCCGGGTGCGCGGCGGCGAACTGCTCATCTCCGAGGGACCGTTCGCCGAGACCACGGAGGTGATCGTGGGCTTCGACCTGCTCGACTGCGCCGACCTCGACGAGGCGATCGAGGTGGCGCGGACCCACCCGATGGCCCGGCACGGACGACTGGAACTGCGCCCGTTCGCCGGCCTGCCCGGCTGA
- a CDS encoding GNAT family N-acetyltransferase, with the protein MIDLDVRPMSRAEFDRWQSDVVAAYAQDQVEAGTWTADEALRRSEEANRALLPQGMATPGMIFLLGVLADGTSVGRLWISLTHPRGVAHCAYLYDIEVVAEHRGQGLGRALLTAAERTTRDQGAHALELNVFGYNTTALNLYGSSGYQVTTQQMRKDLRTSTRQEPDAEAATEG; encoded by the coding sequence ATGATCGACCTGGATGTGCGGCCGATGTCCCGTGCGGAATTCGACCGGTGGCAGAGCGACGTCGTGGCCGCCTACGCGCAGGACCAGGTCGAGGCCGGCACCTGGACGGCCGACGAGGCTCTCCGCCGCTCCGAGGAAGCCAACCGGGCCCTGCTGCCGCAGGGTATGGCCACGCCCGGCATGATCTTCCTGCTCGGCGTACTGGCCGACGGCACATCGGTCGGACGCCTGTGGATCTCGCTGACGCATCCGCGCGGCGTCGCGCACTGCGCCTACCTCTACGACATCGAGGTGGTCGCCGAGCACCGCGGGCAGGGCCTGGGGCGGGCCCTGCTCACGGCCGCCGAGCGGACGACTCGCGACCAGGGCGCACACGCTCTCGAACTCAACGTGTTCGGGTACAACACGACGGCGCTCAACCTGTACGGCTCGTCGGGGTACCAGGTGACGACCCAGCAGATGCGCAAGGACCTCCGCACGTCCACCCGCCAGGAGCCGGACGCGGAAGCGGCGACCGAGGGGTGA
- a CDS encoding winged helix DNA-binding domain-containing protein: MVDRRQVMRFRVQAQQLARAHGTLVDTAVLDIGVQDTGPDGGGWALALRGVDRAASSGADLVLLWTVRGAPHLYRRADAGRVASAVAPWSDADAGKRIYDAAKPLRAAGIGNLEALDTVAAELRATVTEPMVKGDVSGRLNAVLPEPYLRFCRPCDATHIFEMPLRLAAVRAGLELQRDTSPPVLRRIPGFRAAADAGDRFDLVRAYLRLMGPATPGHVATYLDAPVREVKARWPEDVIEVTVDGEKRSLLAADEQSLASAAAAATRLLGPFDLFLQARDRATLVPDAARAKELWPVLGRPGAVLVDGELVGTWRPRKSGARMTVAVQPWQKLPESRRRAVIEQAERLAAHRAATLAGVEFPD; the protein is encoded by the coding sequence GTGGTCGACCGGCGTCAGGTGATGAGGTTCCGCGTCCAGGCACAGCAGCTCGCTCGGGCGCACGGCACGCTGGTGGACACCGCCGTGCTCGACATCGGTGTGCAGGACACCGGCCCCGACGGCGGCGGCTGGGCTCTGGCGCTGCGCGGGGTCGACCGGGCGGCGTCGTCCGGGGCCGACCTGGTGCTGCTGTGGACCGTGCGCGGCGCGCCCCACCTCTACCGCCGCGCCGACGCGGGGCGCGTGGCGTCCGCTGTCGCACCCTGGTCCGACGCCGACGCGGGCAAGCGCATCTACGACGCCGCCAAGCCGTTGAGGGCGGCCGGCATCGGCAACCTGGAGGCCCTCGACACGGTGGCCGCCGAGCTGCGGGCCACCGTCACCGAGCCGATGGTCAAGGGCGACGTGTCGGGCCGCCTGAACGCGGTGCTGCCCGAGCCCTACCTGCGGTTCTGCCGCCCATGCGACGCCACGCACATCTTCGAGATGCCGTTGCGGCTGGCCGCGGTGCGCGCCGGGTTGGAATTGCAGCGCGACACGTCGCCGCCGGTGCTGCGGCGCATCCCCGGGTTCCGCGCGGCGGCCGACGCGGGCGACCGGTTCGACCTCGTGCGCGCGTACCTGCGGCTAATGGGTCCGGCCACCCCCGGCCACGTCGCCACCTACCTCGATGCCCCGGTCCGGGAAGTCAAGGCACGGTGGCCCGAGGACGTGATCGAGGTGACGGTCGACGGCGAGAAGCGCTCGCTGCTGGCCGCCGACGAGCAGTCGCTGGCGTCGGCCGCAGCGGCGGCGACCCGCCTGCTCGGCCCCTTCGACCTCTTCCTGCAAGCCAGGGACCGGGCGACGCTGGTGCCCGACGCCGCGCGCGCCAAGGAGCTGTGGCCGGTGCTGGGTCGCCCCGGCGCCGTCCTGGTCGACGGTGAGCTGGTCGGCACCTGGCGGCCCCGCAAGTCGGGCGCCAGGATGACGGTCGCCGTCCAGCCCTGGCAGAAGCTGCCCGAGAGCAGGCGCAGGGCCGTCATCGAGCAGGCCGAGCGCCTCGCGGCGCACCGCGCCGCTACTCTCGCCGGCGTCGAGTTCCCGGACTGA
- a CDS encoding aconitate hydratase, with amino-acid sequence MKEYDVASLDTFGAKTQLRVGDASYEIFKIDKVDGHDRLPYSLKILLENLLRTEDGANITADHIRQLGGWDSTAAPSVEIQFTPARVLMQDFTGVPCVVDLATMREAVRELGGDATKVNPLAPAELVIDHSVIADLFGRADAFERNVELEYERNKERYQFLRWGQTAFNEFKVVPPGTGIVHQVNIEYLARTIMERNGQAYPDTVVGTDSHTTMVNGLGVLGWGVGGIEAEAAMLGQPVSMLIPRVVGFKLHGEMPAGTTATDLVLTITEMLRKHGVVGKFVEFYGPGVSAVPLANRATIGNMSPEYGSTVAIFPIDAETVRYLKLTGRDEQQVALVEAYAKEQGLWHDPDAEPEYSERLELDLSTIEPSLAGPKRPQDRVPLGSAKTLFRSALTDYVADDSVGERDLKPGVPREELPRGANGPADEASAESFPASDPPANEFSDPADEPRDLETAAVGSGGRATDPIRVTGADGVEYELDHGAVVIAAITSCTNTSNPQVMIGAALLARNAVEKGLSRKPWVKTTLAPGSKVVMDYYERAGLTPYLDKLGFNLVGYGCTTCIGNSGPLPEEVSAAVNEKDLAVVSVLSGNRNFEGRINPDVKMNYLASPPLVVAYALAGTMDIDLANEPIGEDRDGNPVYLREIWPNSAEIQDVIAQAIGATGFSAAYADVFAGDERWQSLPTPTGDTFAWADDSTYVRKPPYFEGMRQEPSPVTDIAGARVLAKLGDSVTTDHISPAGSIKPDSPAGQYLAEHGVPRHEFNSYGSRRGNHEVMIRGTFANIRLRNQLVPGVEGGFTVNHLTGEQTSIYDASVAYQEAGIPLVVLAGKEYGSGSSRDWAAKGTMLLGVRAVIAESYERIHRSNLIGMGVLPLQFPVDTTAESLGLTGTETFTFTGVTALNDGETPRTVKVTTDTGVEFDAVVRIDTPGEADYYRHGGILQYVLRRMIAS; translated from the coding sequence GTGAAGGAGTACGACGTGGCGAGCCTCGACACCTTCGGTGCGAAGACCCAGCTACGCGTCGGAGACGCGAGCTACGAGATTTTCAAGATCGACAAGGTGGACGGCCACGACCGGCTGCCGTACAGCCTGAAGATCCTGCTGGAGAACCTGCTGCGGACCGAGGACGGCGCGAACATCACCGCCGACCACATCCGCCAGCTCGGCGGGTGGGACTCCACCGCCGCCCCGAGCGTGGAGATCCAGTTCACCCCGGCGCGGGTGCTGATGCAGGACTTCACCGGCGTGCCCTGCGTGGTCGACCTGGCCACAATGCGCGAGGCGGTACGCGAGCTGGGCGGCGACGCCACCAAGGTCAACCCCCTCGCCCCGGCCGAGCTGGTCATCGACCACTCCGTCATCGCCGACCTGTTCGGCCGCGCGGACGCCTTCGAGCGCAACGTCGAGCTGGAGTACGAGCGCAACAAGGAGCGCTACCAGTTCCTGCGCTGGGGCCAGACCGCGTTCAACGAGTTCAAGGTCGTCCCGCCGGGCACCGGCATCGTGCACCAGGTCAACATCGAGTACCTGGCCCGCACCATCATGGAGCGCAACGGCCAGGCGTACCCGGACACGGTGGTCGGCACCGACTCGCACACCACGATGGTCAACGGCCTGGGCGTGCTGGGCTGGGGCGTCGGCGGCATCGAGGCCGAGGCCGCGATGCTCGGCCAGCCGGTCAGCATGCTGATCCCCCGCGTGGTGGGCTTCAAGCTGCACGGCGAGATGCCGGCCGGCACCACCGCCACCGACCTGGTGCTGACCATCACCGAGATGCTGCGCAAGCACGGCGTGGTCGGCAAGTTCGTCGAGTTCTACGGCCCCGGCGTGAGCGCCGTGCCGCTGGCAAACCGCGCCACCATCGGCAACATGTCCCCCGAGTACGGCTCCACCGTGGCGATCTTCCCGATCGACGCCGAGACGGTCCGCTACCTGAAGCTGACCGGTCGCGACGAGCAGCAGGTCGCGCTCGTCGAGGCGTACGCCAAGGAGCAGGGCCTCTGGCACGACCCGGACGCGGAGCCGGAGTACTCCGAGCGCCTGGAGCTCGACCTGAGCACCATCGAGCCGTCGCTGGCCGGCCCGAAGCGCCCGCAGGACCGGGTGCCGCTGGGCAGCGCCAAGACGCTGTTCCGCTCGGCGTTGACCGACTACGTCGCCGACGACTCCGTCGGTGAGCGTGATCTCAAGCCGGGCGTGCCCCGTGAGGAGCTGCCGCGCGGTGCCAACGGCCCGGCCGACGAGGCCAGCGCCGAGTCCTTCCCGGCCAGCGACCCGCCGGCCAACGAGTTCAGCGACCCGGCCGACGAGCCGCGTGACCTGGAGACCGCGGCCGTCGGCTCCGGCGGTCGGGCCACCGACCCGATCCGGGTCACCGGCGCCGACGGCGTCGAGTACGAGTTGGACCACGGCGCAGTGGTGATCGCCGCGATCACCTCCTGCACCAACACGTCCAACCCGCAGGTGATGATCGGCGCCGCGCTGCTGGCCCGCAACGCGGTCGAGAAGGGCCTGAGCCGCAAGCCGTGGGTCAAGACCACCCTGGCGCCCGGTTCCAAGGTCGTCATGGACTACTACGAGCGGGCCGGCCTGACGCCGTACCTGGACAAGCTCGGCTTCAACCTGGTCGGCTACGGCTGCACCACCTGCATCGGCAACTCGGGCCCGCTGCCCGAGGAGGTCTCGGCGGCGGTCAACGAGAAGGACCTCGCCGTCGTCTCGGTGCTCTCCGGCAACCGCAACTTCGAGGGCCGGATCAACCCGGACGTCAAGATGAACTACCTGGCGTCCCCGCCTCTGGTGGTCGCGTACGCCCTCGCCGGCACTATGGACATCGACCTGGCCAACGAGCCGATCGGCGAGGACCGCGACGGCAACCCGGTCTACCTGCGCGAGATCTGGCCGAACAGCGCCGAGATCCAGGACGTCATCGCCCAGGCGATCGGCGCCACCGGGTTCAGCGCCGCGTACGCCGACGTCTTCGCCGGCGACGAGCGCTGGCAGTCGCTGCCCACCCCGACCGGCGACACCTTCGCCTGGGCGGACGACTCCACCTACGTGCGCAAGCCCCCGTACTTCGAGGGCATGCGGCAGGAGCCGAGCCCGGTCACCGACATCGCCGGCGCCCGGGTGCTGGCCAAGCTGGGTGACTCGGTGACCACCGACCACATCTCGCCGGCCGGCTCGATCAAGCCCGACTCCCCGGCCGGTCAGTACCTCGCCGAGCACGGCGTGCCGCGGCACGAGTTCAACTCGTACGGCTCCCGCCGGGGCAACCACGAGGTGATGATCCGGGGCACCTTCGCCAACATCCGGCTGCGCAACCAGCTGGTCCCGGGGGTGGAGGGCGGCTTCACCGTCAACCACCTCACCGGCGAGCAGACCTCGATCTACGACGCCTCGGTCGCCTACCAGGAGGCCGGCATCCCGCTGGTCGTGCTGGCCGGCAAGGAGTACGGCTCGGGCTCGTCGCGGGACTGGGCGGCCAAGGGCACAATGCTGCTGGGCGTCCGGGCGGTCATCGCCGAGTCGTACGAGCGGATCCACCGCTCCAACCTGATCGGCATGGGCGTCCTGCCGCTGCAGTTCCCGGTGGACACCACCGCCGAGTCGCTCGGCCTCACCGGCACGGAGACGTTCACCTTCACCGGGGTGACCGCGCTCAACGACGGCGAGACCCCGCGCACGGTGAAGGTCACCACCGACACCGGCGTCGAGTTCGACGCTGTGGTCCGGATCGACACCCCGGGTGAGGCGGACTACTACCGGCACGGCGGCATCCTGCAGTACGTGCTGCGCCGCATGATCGCCAGCTGA
- a CDS encoding roadblock/LC7 domain-containing protein — protein MAQKTASSADLTWLLDDLVGRVKQAEHAVALSTDGLLMASSQGLSRDDGEHLAAMAAGIQSLARGAGKRFGGGQVQQTIIEMQSSFLFVTAAGRNACLAVLASEDADVGLIAYEMAMLVTRVGKYVASPSRAADQPAGEK, from the coding sequence GTGGCCCAGAAGACGGCTTCGAGTGCCGACCTGACGTGGTTGCTGGATGATCTTGTGGGCCGGGTGAAGCAGGCCGAGCATGCGGTCGCGCTCTCCACCGACGGGCTGTTGATGGCCTCCTCGCAGGGGCTGAGCCGGGACGACGGCGAGCACCTCGCGGCGATGGCGGCCGGCATCCAGAGCCTGGCCCGGGGCGCCGGCAAGCGCTTCGGTGGCGGGCAGGTGCAGCAGACCATCATCGAGATGCAGTCGTCGTTCCTGTTCGTCACCGCTGCCGGGCGCAACGCCTGCCTGGCGGTGCTGGCCAGCGAGGACGCCGATGTCGGCCTGATCGCCTACGAGATGGCGATGCTGGTCACCCGGGTCGGCAAGTACGTCGCCTCCCCATCCCGCGCCGCCGACCAGCCGGCCGGCGAGAAGTAG
- a CDS encoding RNA polymerase sigma factor, producing MGTEAAAAAEAVAAAGAEAYPRIVATLIRITGDWALAEDCAQEALTVALERWPGDGVPANPGGWLMTVARNRAIDVLRRAAVERRKLHDLAVLTPADAQPAPGVGEDVVDDRLRLIFTCCHPALAIEARVALTLRTVCGVPTGAIARLLLVSESTMTRRLTRARTRIAQAGIPYRVPSGPALAERLPGVLAVLYLLFTRGYVADGEPAFADEAVRLARLLDRLMPQQSEVAALLALFLFQHSRADARRDATGNLLTLDRQDRALWNRVAIAEGLEALARVRHGGPYAWQARIAACHATAASAEATDWPAIAQAYDALAGIRPSPVVALNRAVAHGYAYGPAAGLALLDVARAGGALDGYPLAVAVEADLVARQGDRVRAAALFRRAAAEVTSAAERHALLDRAAGLAS from the coding sequence ATCGGCACGGAGGCGGCTGCGGCGGCGGAGGCCGTCGCGGCCGCCGGCGCCGAGGCGTACCCACGGATCGTCGCGACCCTGATCCGGATCACCGGGGACTGGGCGCTGGCCGAGGACTGCGCCCAGGAGGCGCTGACCGTCGCCCTGGAGCGCTGGCCCGGCGACGGCGTGCCGGCCAACCCGGGCGGCTGGCTGATGACGGTGGCCCGCAACCGGGCGATCGACGTGCTGCGCCGGGCCGCCGTGGAACGCCGCAAGCTGCACGACCTGGCGGTGCTCACGCCAGCCGACGCGCAGCCCGCGCCCGGGGTGGGGGAGGACGTGGTGGACGACCGGCTGCGACTGATCTTCACGTGCTGCCACCCCGCGCTCGCGATCGAGGCCCGGGTGGCGTTGACGCTGCGCACCGTCTGCGGTGTGCCGACCGGCGCCATCGCCCGGCTCCTCCTGGTCAGCGAGTCGACGATGACCCGACGGCTGACCCGGGCCCGGACCCGCATCGCGCAGGCCGGCATCCCCTACCGGGTGCCGAGCGGGCCGGCGCTGGCCGAGCGGCTGCCTGGCGTACTCGCCGTGCTGTACCTGCTCTTCACCCGGGGCTACGTCGCCGACGGTGAACCAGCCTTCGCCGACGAGGCGGTCCGGCTGGCCCGGTTGCTCGACCGGCTGATGCCGCAGCAGTCCGAGGTCGCCGCGCTGCTGGCGCTGTTCCTGTTCCAGCACTCGCGCGCCGACGCGCGCCGCGACGCCACCGGCAACCTGCTGACCCTGGATCGGCAGGACCGCGCCCTCTGGAACCGGGTCGCCATCGCCGAGGGCCTGGAAGCACTGGCTCGGGTACGCCACGGCGGGCCGTACGCGTGGCAGGCCCGGATCGCCGCCTGCCACGCCACCGCCGCGTCCGCCGAGGCCACCGACTGGCCGGCGATCGCCCAGGCCTACGACGCGCTGGCCGGCATCCGGCCCTCGCCGGTGGTGGCGCTCAACCGCGCGGTCGCGCACGGCTACGCGTACGGTCCGGCGGCCGGGTTGGCGCTGCTCGACGTGGCCCGAGCCGGGGGCGCGTTGGACGGATACCCGCTGGCCGTCGCGGTGGAGGCGGACCTGGTGGCCCGGCAGGGCGACCGGGTCCGCGCCGCCGCCCTGTTCCGGAGGGCCGCGGCCGAGGTGACATCCGCCGCCGAGCGCCACGCCCTGCTCGACCGCGCCGCCGGCCTCGCCTCGTAG
- a CDS encoding DUF742 domain-containing protein codes for MTVQGESAEHQWVDDHAGPVVRPYAVTRGRARPVTGTFDLISLVTATRADVTPEVGLGPEHLAIVGLCQRIQSVAEIAAHLDLPVGTIRVLLGDLAARSLVQVREPQTTAGLPDNSIFEAVINGLRAL; via the coding sequence ATGACGGTGCAGGGAGAGTCCGCGGAACATCAGTGGGTGGATGACCATGCGGGCCCGGTGGTCCGCCCGTACGCGGTGACGCGTGGGCGGGCCCGCCCGGTCACCGGCACGTTCGACCTGATCTCCCTGGTCACCGCGACCCGAGCCGACGTCACACCGGAGGTCGGCCTCGGTCCGGAGCACCTGGCGATCGTCGGACTGTGCCAACGAATACAGTCCGTCGCCGAGATCGCCGCCCATCTCGACCTGCCGGTGGGCACCATCCGGGTGCTCCTCGGCGACCTGGCGGCCCGCAGCCTGGTGCAGGTCCGCGAGCCACAGACCACGGCCGGTCTTCCCGACAACAGCATCTTCGAGGCGGTAATCAATGGACTACGGGCACTCTGA
- a CDS encoding GTP-binding protein: MDYGHSDRPAGATPLPTAIKILVAGGFGVGKTTMVGAVSETRPLRTEEVLTESGVGIDDLSGVEEKTTTTVAMDFGRITISDDLVLYLFGTPGQDRFWFVWDELALGAIGAVVLADTRRLADCFPSIDYFEGRGTPFVVAVNCFEGARQYRLDEVQSALNLDPGVPVLLCDARQRASSKEVLVTLMEHAMKTREARRRAAGAN, from the coding sequence ATGGACTACGGGCACTCTGACCGGCCGGCGGGAGCGACCCCACTGCCCACCGCGATCAAGATCCTGGTCGCCGGTGGCTTCGGCGTGGGCAAGACCACAATGGTCGGCGCGGTGAGCGAGACCCGGCCGTTGCGCACCGAGGAGGTGCTGACCGAGTCCGGGGTCGGCATCGACGACCTGTCCGGGGTGGAGGAGAAGACCACCACCACAGTGGCGATGGACTTCGGTCGGATCACCATCAGTGACGACCTGGTGCTCTACCTGTTCGGCACGCCGGGGCAGGACCGGTTCTGGTTCGTCTGGGACGAACTGGCGCTGGGCGCGATCGGCGCGGTGGTGCTGGCGGACACCCGCCGGCTGGCGGACTGCTTCCCGTCGATCGACTACTTCGAGGGCCGGGGCACCCCGTTCGTGGTCGCGGTGAACTGCTTCGAGGGGGCCCGGCAGTACCGGCTCGACGAGGTACAGTCCGCGCTGAACCTGGACCCGGGGGTCCCGGTGCTGCTCTGCGACGCGCGTCAGCGCGCCTCCAGCAAGGAGGTGCTCGTCACGCTGATGGAGCACGCCATGAAGACCCGGGAGGCCCGCCGCCGCGCCGCCGGCGCGAACTGA